A portion of the Paenibacillus hamazuiensis genome contains these proteins:
- a CDS encoding DNA topoisomerase III, whose product MKSLVLAEKPSVAKELARVLGCNQKQKSYFEGSKYVVTWALGHLVELAEPEDYDPKYKTWNLDDLPMLPAKMNLKVIRETNHQFRAIADLCKRNDLAELVIATDAGREGELVARWIMELVKWKKPFKRLWISSQTDKAIKEGFAQLKPGKDYDNLYASAVCRAEADWLIGLNVTRALTSKYNAQLSAGRVQTPTLAMLMERERQIRAFQPVPYWTAIADFGTFQAMWRAGEQQDGRIFDKAQAEKLHDKLKAAASAKVVRLKTSAKNEPQPLAYDLTELQRDANQRLGFSAKMTSSVLQRLYEQHKLVTYPRTDSRYLSSDMVPTLKGRLESIAVGPYAPLAKPLLRKALNITKRIVDDSKVTDHHAIIPTEQYVNLGALSNEERKLYDLIVRRFIALFYPAYQYDETSVVLEAAGEKFHAKGRVQKVAGWREVYGTGAGFSGDADAYDEEEEREPAGQLLPELKEGESLPLKLCRLAEHKTKPPARFTEATLLTQMEKHHLGTPATRADIIEKLLSSETIERQQNRLVPTLKGQQLIELVASELRSPELTAEWERELERIAKGQGDKNKFLSGIREQTVRLVGEVKRSEAQYRPHNLTSSRCPECGKPLMERKGKRGKMLVCSGSECGYRRATEAPLSGRRCPQCHKRMEIHTGKAGKYFQCRPCNIVESLGESSGRMNKREQASLLRKYSEQAEPTNSLADALKAALSKGQND is encoded by the coding sequence ATGAAATCGTTAGTACTCGCCGAAAAACCGAGCGTCGCCAAGGAATTGGCGCGGGTGCTCGGCTGCAATCAAAAACAAAAAAGCTACTTCGAAGGGTCGAAATATGTCGTGACCTGGGCGCTCGGCCATTTGGTCGAACTTGCCGAACCCGAGGACTACGACCCGAAGTACAAAACGTGGAACCTCGACGATCTGCCGATGCTTCCCGCCAAAATGAATCTGAAGGTCATCCGTGAAACGAATCACCAATTCCGGGCAATCGCCGACTTATGCAAAAGAAACGATCTGGCCGAGCTCGTCATCGCGACCGACGCCGGGAGGGAAGGGGAGCTTGTCGCCCGCTGGATCATGGAGCTGGTCAAATGGAAGAAACCGTTCAAGCGGCTGTGGATATCGTCGCAAACCGATAAGGCGATCAAGGAGGGCTTTGCTCAGCTTAAGCCCGGCAAAGATTACGACAACCTGTATGCATCGGCCGTATGCCGCGCGGAGGCGGACTGGCTGATCGGCCTCAACGTGACGCGGGCGCTGACCAGCAAATATAACGCGCAGCTGTCAGCCGGCCGTGTGCAGACGCCGACGCTTGCCATGCTGATGGAGCGGGAACGGCAGATCCGCGCGTTTCAGCCGGTGCCGTATTGGACGGCCATTGCCGACTTCGGCACATTTCAGGCGATGTGGCGCGCCGGGGAGCAGCAGGATGGCCGCATCTTTGACAAGGCGCAGGCGGAGAAGCTGCACGATAAGCTCAAGGCAGCCGCTTCCGCCAAGGTCGTGCGGCTCAAGACGTCGGCCAAAAACGAGCCGCAGCCGCTAGCGTACGATTTGACCGAGCTGCAGCGGGACGCCAACCAGCGGCTCGGCTTTTCCGCAAAAATGACGTCTTCGGTGCTGCAGCGCCTGTACGAGCAGCATAAGCTCGTAACGTACCCGCGCACCGATTCGCGGTATTTGTCCAGCGATATGGTGCCAACGCTGAAAGGCCGGCTGGAAAGCATCGCCGTCGGTCCATATGCGCCGCTCGCCAAGCCATTGCTGAGAAAAGCGCTGAACATCACCAAGCGGATTGTCGACGACAGCAAGGTGACCGATCACCACGCAATTATTCCGACCGAGCAGTATGTGAACCTCGGCGCGCTGTCGAACGAAGAGAGGAAGCTGTACGATTTGATCGTGCGCCGATTCATCGCGCTGTTTTATCCGGCATATCAATATGATGAAACGAGCGTTGTGTTGGAGGCTGCGGGAGAAAAGTTTCATGCGAAGGGCCGCGTGCAAAAAGTTGCCGGCTGGCGCGAGGTTTACGGCACGGGTGCCGGCTTCTCCGGCGATGCGGATGCATATGATGAAGAAGAGGAGCGCGAACCGGCCGGTCAGCTGCTGCCGGAGCTGAAGGAAGGCGAAAGCTTGCCGCTCAAGCTGTGCCGGCTCGCCGAGCATAAAACGAAGCCGCCGGCGCGTTTCACCGAAGCGACGCTGCTTACTCAGATGGAGAAGCACCATCTCGGCACGCCGGCTACTCGCGCGGATATCATTGAGAAATTGCTCTCCAGCGAGACGATCGAGCGTCAACAAAACCGCCTCGTCCCGACGCTCAAGGGCCAGCAGCTGATCGAGCTCGTCGCAAGCGAGCTGCGGTCGCCCGAGCTTACCGCCGAATGGGAACGCGAGCTGGAACGGATTGCGAAAGGGCAGGGCGACAAAAACAAGTTTCTCTCAGGCATCCGCGAGCAGACCGTCCGGCTTGTTGGCGAAGTGAAGCGGAGCGAGGCCCAGTACCGGCCGCATAACCTGACCAGCTCGCGCTGTCCCGAATGCGGCAAGCCGCTCATGGAGCGCAAGGGCAAGCGCGGCAAAATGCTTGTCTGCTCCGGCAGCGAATGCGGTTACCGCAGGGCGACGGAAGCACCGCTTTCCGGCAGACGCTGCCCGCAGTGCCATAAAAGGATGGAAATTCATACGGGCAAGGCCGGAAAATATTTTCAATGCCGGCCCTGCAACATCGTCGAGTCGCTTGGCGAATCGTCCGGACGAATGAACAAGCGGGAGCAGGCATCGCTTCTGCGCAAATACAGCGAGCAGGCTGAGCCGACGAACAGCCTCGCGGACGCGCTCAAGGCGGCGCTGTCCAAAGGCCAAAACGACTGA
- a CDS encoding 2-oxoacid:acceptor oxidoreductase family protein has protein sequence MVTLPKTNELGFFEIRLESIGGLGANLAGKMLAEAGIMGVNLNGVSFSSYGSEKKGSPVKAHIRFCDLATNIRDTSPVERPHVVGVFHENLSKTVNVISGIYEDSIVLVNSKKTPEQLKENMKLLGGTIAVVDATGIAMEEKNRVNMAMLGGLFRLCSFLDAEYMKGVIRKSLEKKYPQAVQPALNTFERGYNEVQFQTFSLNEGQQMPAFVRHDTPMLGYETQPIGGMITNPGNSILKDLSISRAGMMPGFDDEKCIHCAACDNVCPDFCFVWEEQPDKKGRPQMFLQGIDYQYCKGCLKCVQACPTEALSNLVEVEGYGEQHRVPHRFNLAANA, from the coding sequence TTGGTTACATTGCCAAAAACAAACGAACTCGGATTCTTCGAAATTCGCCTTGAATCCATTGGGGGGCTTGGAGCGAATCTGGCCGGCAAAATGCTGGCGGAAGCCGGTATCATGGGCGTCAATTTGAACGGGGTCAGCTTTTCATCGTACGGCTCGGAGAAGAAAGGATCTCCCGTTAAAGCGCACATCCGCTTTTGCGACCTGGCCACCAACATTCGTGACACCTCCCCCGTTGAACGACCTCATGTTGTAGGCGTTTTCCATGAAAACTTGTCGAAAACGGTCAATGTCATCAGCGGCATTTATGAGGATTCGATTGTGCTCGTCAATTCCAAGAAAACACCTGAGCAACTAAAGGAAAACATGAAACTTTTGGGCGGCACGATCGCGGTCGTCGACGCTACCGGCATCGCGATGGAAGAGAAGAATCGAGTCAACATGGCAATGCTCGGAGGTTTGTTCCGTCTATGCTCGTTCCTCGATGCCGAATATATGAAAGGCGTTATCCGCAAATCGCTGGAGAAGAAATATCCGCAAGCGGTTCAGCCGGCGCTCAATACGTTCGAAAGAGGCTACAACGAGGTGCAATTCCAGACGTTCTCCTTAAACGAAGGCCAGCAAATGCCTGCTTTTGTCCGTCACGACACGCCGATGCTCGGTTACGAAACGCAGCCGATCGGCGGCATGATCACGAATCCGGGCAACAGCATTCTCAAGGATTTGAGCATTTCCCGTGCGGGAATGATGCCTGGTTTCGACGACGAGAAATGCATTCACTGCGCAGCCTGCGATAACGTTTGTCCGGATTTCTGTTTCGTGTGGGAAGAGCAGCCCGATAAAAAAGGCCGTCCGCAAATGTTTCTGCAAGGCATCGATTACCAATACTGCAAAGGCTGCTTGAAGTGCGTACAAGCATGCCCGACGGAAGCGCTGTCAAACCTTGTCGAAGTGGAAGGCTACGGCGAACAGCATCGGGTTCCGCACCGCTTTAATTTGGCAGCTAACGCTTAA
- a CDS encoding thiamine pyrophosphate-dependent enzyme produces MAIDVKKELPQGKVEQRIVYESGNEMAAYAAHQINYHVMGYFPISPSTEVAQFLDLMKANGQHDIKLIPADGEHGSAGVCYGASTAGGRVFNATSANGYLYMLEQMPVQSGTRFPMVMNLVCRSVSGPLDIHGDHSDLYFALNTGWPILMCRDPQAVYDMNIMAIKLAEDPEVRLPVLVASDGYFTSHQKRRVMTFTHREDVHKFIGELPPAGFAHVLDRENPITVGPYMNEPDYINNCYQQSMAMYRAADVYDRIRKEYFELTGRDYPILDLYRMEDAEVAVFLMNSSSEIIKDVVDQLREKGIKAGSIAPNMIRPFPAKEIAEALRNVKAVTIGDRADSYGGHGGNMTIEIKAALFTYGVKDILVESRIYGLGGKDFYAEDGHQMFQYALDALKAGKVEKPFDYHGHTPGDPSKAPKRVLEPMKYEDLKTGLITVTPDEATGKVNVKIPPLRSLTKKPKRIAPGHGACPGCGIFSGLELFFKGIEGDIVALFQTGCAMVVTTGYPYSAHKATYIHNLFQNGAATLSGVVEMFWERKRRGELDHLGLKDDFTFVMITGDGGMDIGMGPAIGAALRNHKMIILEYDNEGYMNTGAQLSYSTPMGHRTSTSNVGKAQGGKVFHHKDTAQIMAATNIPYVFTGSEANPQDLVKKAAKAQYYAQNVGLVYGKILITCPLNWLSEDKDGSTIIGTAVDSCFFPLYEIERGVTTITYNPEEKGKKVPLSDWLKMMGKTKHMTRPEYDASYKAFEEEVERRWNVLKAKHENPYL; encoded by the coding sequence TTGGCGATTGATGTGAAAAAAGAGCTGCCGCAAGGCAAGGTCGAGCAACGCATCGTCTACGAATCCGGCAACGAAATGGCGGCCTATGCGGCTCACCAAATCAACTACCATGTGATGGGTTACTTCCCGATTTCACCTTCCACCGAGGTGGCTCAGTTTCTCGATTTGATGAAGGCAAACGGACAGCACGACATCAAGCTGATTCCGGCAGACGGCGAGCATGGCTCCGCCGGCGTTTGTTACGGCGCTTCCACAGCCGGCGGCCGCGTATTCAACGCGACGAGTGCAAACGGTTACCTCTACATGCTCGAGCAAATGCCGGTGCAGTCCGGTACCCGTTTCCCGATGGTCATGAACCTGGTATGCCGTTCCGTTTCCGGTCCGCTCGATATCCATGGCGACCATTCGGACTTGTATTTTGCGCTGAATACGGGTTGGCCTATCCTGATGTGCCGCGATCCGCAAGCCGTTTACGACATGAACATCATGGCGATCAAGCTGGCGGAAGATCCCGAAGTCCGTCTGCCGGTGCTTGTCGCCTCCGACGGTTACTTCACTTCGCACCAGAAGCGCCGCGTCATGACGTTTACGCACCGCGAAGATGTGCATAAATTCATAGGCGAGCTGCCTCCTGCCGGTTTTGCACACGTTCTCGACCGCGAAAATCCGATCACGGTCGGCCCTTACATGAATGAGCCGGACTACATCAACAACTGCTATCAGCAGTCGATGGCGATGTATCGCGCCGCTGACGTATACGACCGGATCCGCAAAGAATATTTCGAGCTGACCGGCCGCGATTATCCGATTCTCGACCTGTACCGCATGGAAGACGCGGAAGTCGCGGTATTTCTGATGAACTCGTCGTCGGAAATCATTAAAGATGTCGTCGACCAGCTTCGCGAGAAGGGTATTAAAGCCGGTTCGATCGCTCCGAACATGATTCGTCCGTTCCCGGCCAAAGAGATCGCCGAAGCGCTGCGTAACGTCAAGGCGGTCACGATCGGCGATCGCGCCGACTCTTATGGCGGTCATGGCGGCAACATGACGATTGAGATCAAAGCTGCACTGTTCACATATGGCGTCAAAGATATCCTGGTGGAAAGCCGGATTTACGGTCTCGGCGGTAAAGACTTTTATGCGGAAGACGGCCATCAAATGTTCCAGTACGCTTTGGATGCACTGAAAGCCGGCAAAGTGGAGAAGCCGTTCGATTATCACGGCCATACTCCGGGCGACCCGAGCAAAGCGCCTAAGCGCGTGCTGGAGCCGATGAAATATGAGGATCTCAAAACCGGTCTGATTACCGTCACTCCGGACGAAGCTACCGGTAAAGTCAACGTGAAAATCCCGCCGCTCCGCTCACTCACGAAGAAACCGAAGCGGATTGCTCCCGGCCACGGAGCATGCCCGGGCTGCGGTATTTTCTCCGGCCTCGAGCTGTTCTTCAAAGGGATCGAAGGCGACATCGTCGCATTGTTCCAAACCGGCTGCGCGATGGTCGTGACGACCGGTTATCCGTACTCGGCCCATAAAGCGACTTACATCCACAACTTGTTCCAAAACGGCGCGGCCACGCTGTCCGGCGTCGTGGAAATGTTCTGGGAGCGCAAGCGCAGGGGCGAGCTCGATCATCTTGGGCTGAAAGACGATTTCACTTTCGTGATGATCACCGGCGACGGCGGTATGGACATTGGTATGGGCCCGGCTATCGGCGCGGCTCTCCGCAACCATAAGATGATCATCCTCGAATACGATAACGAAGGTTACATGAACACAGGTGCCCAGCTGTCTTATTCCACGCCGATGGGTCACAGAACGTCCACGTCGAACGTAGGCAAAGCGCAAGGCGGTAAAGTGTTCCACCATAAAGATACGGCTCAAATTATGGCTGCAACCAACATCCCGTATGTGTTCACCGGTTCCGAAGCGAACCCTCAGGACCTCGTGAAAAAAGCGGCTAAAGCTCAATATTACGCGCAAAACGTCGGTCTCGTTTACGGCAAAATTTTGATCACATGCCCGTTAAACTGGTTGTCTGAGGATAAAGACGGCTCGACCATTATCGGCACGGCCGTAGACTCCTGCTTCTTCCCGCTGTACGAGATCGAACGCGGCGTTACGACGATCACGTACAATCCGGAAGAAAAAGGCAAGAAGGTGCCTTTGTCCGATTGGCTGAAGATGATGGGCAAAACGAAACATATGACCCGTCCGGAATACGACGCTTCCTATAAAGCGTTCGAGGAAGAAGTCGAGCGTCGCTGGAACGTGCTGAAAGCAAAGCACGAGAATCCTTACCTGTAA
- a CDS encoding NAD(P)/FAD-dependent oxidoreductase, giving the protein MSNYDLIVVGAGPAGIFACYEMTLKQPNAKVLLIDKGHDIYSRSCPILEEKIKLCPPPAGKKEFAGCLPACSITSGFGGAGAYSDGKFNITTEFGGWMTDYIAPSKVLELIHYVDRINLQHGATESITDPTTDAIKNIEQRGYAAGLKLLRAQVRHLGTEQNLQILQSIYEYLKTRIDMTFKAEVEDIVTERTKDGHKIKGIQLKSGDVHFSDFVMIAPGRDGSAWLTGILKKRRLKMYNNQVDVGVRVETSDVVMREINEHLYEGKFIFNTSVGTRVRTFCSNPSGHVVVENHSGVMAANGHSYKDPALGSRNTNFALLVSHKFTEPFDKPNEYAREICKRANDLSGGGVIVQKFGDIMRGRRSTADRIKEGFLEPTLHEAVPGDLGLVLPYNTMKSLIEMVEALDKVTPGIASEHTLFYGVESKFYSARPKLSASFETEIAGLFCGGDGAGITRGLAQAGAAGVWIARNVIERM; this is encoded by the coding sequence ATGAGCAATTACGATTTGATTGTAGTGGGTGCAGGGCCTGCGGGTATTTTTGCCTGCTACGAGATGACGCTGAAACAGCCGAACGCCAAGGTGCTGCTGATCGATAAAGGGCATGATATTTACAGCCGAAGCTGCCCGATTTTAGAGGAAAAGATCAAGCTGTGTCCACCTCCGGCAGGGAAAAAGGAATTTGCCGGCTGCTTGCCGGCCTGTTCGATTACGAGCGGCTTCGGCGGGGCGGGAGCATACAGCGACGGCAAATTCAACATCACCACCGAATTCGGCGGCTGGATGACCGATTATATCGCACCTTCCAAGGTGCTGGAGCTGATCCACTACGTGGACCGCATTAATCTGCAGCATGGAGCGACGGAATCAATCACAGATCCGACGACAGACGCGATTAAAAATATCGAGCAGCGCGGTTATGCGGCAGGCTTGAAGCTGCTGCGCGCCCAGGTGCGGCATCTCGGCACGGAGCAGAACCTGCAGATTTTGCAATCGATCTATGAATATTTGAAGACCCGTATCGACATGACGTTCAAAGCGGAAGTGGAAGACATCGTGACCGAGCGAACGAAGGACGGACACAAGATAAAGGGAATCCAACTGAAAAGCGGAGACGTGCACTTTAGCGATTTCGTCATGATCGCCCCGGGGCGCGACGGATCGGCGTGGCTGACGGGCATTCTGAAGAAGCGGCGGCTGAAAATGTACAATAACCAGGTCGACGTCGGCGTGCGGGTGGAAACGTCCGATGTCGTCATGCGCGAAATCAACGAACATTTGTACGAAGGCAAGTTCATTTTTAATACATCGGTCGGTACGCGGGTCCGCACGTTTTGCAGCAATCCGTCCGGCCACGTCGTCGTGGAAAACCACAGCGGCGTCATGGCTGCGAACGGCCATTCATACAAGGACCCGGCGCTCGGCTCGCGCAATACGAATTTTGCCCTGCTCGTATCGCATAAATTTACCGAACCTTTCGATAAACCGAACGAATATGCAAGAGAAATATGCAAAAGAGCGAATGACTTATCTGGCGGCGGTGTGATCGTTCAAAAGTTCGGAGATATTATGCGGGGACGACGGTCTACGGCGGATCGGATCAAGGAAGGTTTTCTCGAGCCGACGCTGCATGAAGCGGTTCCGGGGGATCTCGGGCTTGTGCTGCCCTACAATACGATGAAAAGTTTGATCGAGATGGTGGAGGCGCTGGATAAAGTGACGCCGGGTATCGCTTCGGAACATACGCTTTTTTACGGAGTGGAATCGAAGTTCTATTCGGCACGGCCGAAGCTGTCTGCGTCGTTCGAAACCGAGATTGCCGGTCTGTTCTGCGGCGGTGACGGAGCCGGAATTACAAGAGGTCTCGCACAAGCCGGAGCCGCGGGTGTGTGGATCGCAAGAAACGTAATCGAGCGGATGTAA
- a CDS encoding ADP-heptose synthase produces the protein MPRRFVIEAVMVTIYGQLLIPPTDVEYVIPYSTIMELYEMKQHNDPVMPNPGDDAHVKQKIGELIAFFEESFNKKKLERALAAPWRESPPLPINDKVSFIVVNAIDNAEYGEAIDPIETELILTALKEQIPVLTDQLEFTDKVIEAAIPVQVFDIEDFEFALEEDSQFL, from the coding sequence ATGCCTCGGCGATTTGTGATTGAAGCCGTAATGGTGACGATATACGGGCAACTGCTCATTCCGCCTACGGACGTGGAATACGTAATCCCTTATTCCACGATCATGGAATTGTACGAAATGAAGCAGCATAACGACCCGGTCATGCCGAATCCGGGAGATGATGCTCATGTCAAGCAAAAAATCGGCGAATTGATCGCTTTTTTCGAAGAATCGTTTAACAAGAAAAAGCTGGAGCGCGCACTGGCTGCGCCTTGGCGGGAAAGTCCGCCGCTCCCGATTAACGATAAAGTATCGTTTATTGTGGTGAACGCGATTGACAACGCCGAATACGGAGAGGCGATCGATCCGATCGAAACCGAGCTGATTTTGACGGCGCTTAAGGAACAAATACCGGTCCTGACCGATCAGCTCGAGTTTACCGACAAAGTGATCGAAGCGGCGATACCGGTTCAGGTGTTCGACATTGAAGATTTTGAATTTGCATTGGAGGAAGATTCTCAGTTCTTGTAA
- a CDS encoding PadR family transcriptional regulator — protein MKNIKKSQRSPLAMAILALLVEEPMHPYRMQQLIKERGKDEVINVRQRTSIYQTIERLLRDGLISVRETSREEGKPDRTIYEATEEGQSTLQIWVREMLSTPQEEFPEFPAALSTIAALTSEDALQQLEKRMEALTKELSRLDEVFVTHQDIIPRLFFLEVEYKRAITVAELDWVRSLVGDLRTGALSWSKEWLEEVSNRLKNG, from the coding sequence ATGAAGAACATTAAAAAATCTCAACGTTCCCCTTTAGCTATGGCAATACTCGCCCTTCTTGTTGAAGAGCCGATGCACCCTTACCGCATGCAGCAGCTGATCAAAGAACGAGGAAAGGATGAAGTCATTAACGTACGCCAACGTACGAGTATTTACCAAACGATCGAACGCCTGCTGCGGGACGGACTTATTTCCGTTCGGGAAACTTCCCGGGAAGAGGGAAAACCGGACCGGACGATCTATGAGGCAACGGAAGAAGGCCAATCCACACTTCAAATTTGGGTGAGGGAGATGCTTTCCACGCCCCAGGAGGAATTTCCGGAGTTTCCCGCGGCTCTCTCGACTATTGCTGCTCTTACCAGCGAGGATGCTTTGCAGCAGCTTGAAAAAAGAATGGAAGCCTTGACAAAGGAATTGTCCCGTCTGGATGAAGTATTTGTCACACATCAAGACATTATACCAAGATTGTTTTTTTTGGAGGTGGAATACAAACGGGCTATTACTGTGGCAGAGCTCGACTGGGTGCGCTCCCTTGTTGGCGATCTTCGGACCGGGGCGCTGAGCTGGAGCAAGGAATGGCTCGAAGAAGTTTCGAACCGCTTAAAAAACGGTTGA
- a CDS encoding FAD-dependent oxidoreductase, translating to MKDQFKVLIIGAGTGGLCLAHGLKKAGIQVEVYERDRTRTGGLQGYRVGISPDGSRALKECLPSELFDIFVATCARAPKFFNMLTERYSEVLSLELETGHDPVNEEKSVSRMTLRQVLLTGLEDIVHFDKKFTRYEQNEDGTVTAFFEDGTSASGNLLVGADGSNSPVRKQLLPHAKLEETGIISIGGKLPITEETKSLLTHKVFNGITMIMAPKAYGCILHAMEFKWDHGGVKNGIGGNDAELLSRWPGLLYDNTRDYIMWGFWASRRSFPANPLEIKDGEQLKRMVLGMTESWDPKLRKMFSLSDPTTIFTVNIRTSVPIEPWPTSSVTLLGDAIHTMTPGRGIGANTALRDAASLCRKLIEARGGGKSLIQALREYETEMIKYGFEAVIDSRKQMDDNTVMHKPVVGRIALACMRTGMRMVNHLPPLKKKMAANLSHSRGANRESSD from the coding sequence ATGAAAGATCAGTTCAAAGTGTTGATCATCGGCGCCGGCACCGGCGGGTTATGTCTCGCACACGGCCTGAAAAAAGCAGGCATCCAGGTGGAAGTTTACGAAAGAGATCGGACCCGCACAGGCGGGCTTCAAGGTTACCGCGTCGGGATCAGCCCCGACGGGAGCCGCGCTTTGAAGGAATGCCTTCCGTCCGAGCTGTTTGACATTTTCGTCGCAACCTGTGCGCGGGCGCCCAAATTTTTCAATATGCTCACCGAACGATACTCGGAAGTGCTGAGCCTGGAGCTGGAAACCGGACACGACCCGGTAAATGAAGAAAAGTCGGTCAGCCGGATGACGCTGAGGCAGGTACTGCTGACAGGACTTGAAGACATCGTCCATTTTGATAAAAAGTTTACCCGCTACGAGCAAAACGAGGATGGCACGGTTACCGCATTTTTCGAAGACGGCACCAGCGCCTCCGGCAACCTCCTGGTCGGTGCGGACGGCTCCAATTCGCCCGTCCGCAAACAGCTTTTGCCGCACGCCAAATTGGAGGAGACGGGTATTATAAGCATCGGGGGCAAGCTGCCGATAACCGAAGAAACCAAATCGCTGCTGACGCATAAAGTGTTCAACGGCATCACGATGATTATGGCGCCGAAAGCGTACGGATGTATTTTGCACGCGATGGAGTTCAAATGGGACCACGGCGGCGTTAAAAACGGCATAGGCGGCAACGATGCTGAGCTGCTCTCCAGGTGGCCCGGTCTGCTGTACGACAACACCCGGGATTACATCATGTGGGGATTTTGGGCGTCCCGCCGCAGCTTTCCGGCCAATCCGCTGGAGATCAAGGACGGGGAACAGCTGAAACGGATGGTGCTCGGGATGACGGAGAGCTGGGATCCGAAGCTTCGCAAAATGTTCAGTTTATCCGATCCGACCACCATTTTCACGGTAAACATTCGCACCTCTGTGCCCATCGAGCCTTGGCCGACGAGCTCCGTCACATTACTCGGCGACGCCATTCATACGATGACGCCAGGCAGGGGAATCGGGGCGAATACGGCTTTGCGGGATGCCGCATCGCTTTGCCGCAAATTGATCGAAGCCCGCGGCGGGGGAAAATCGTTGATACAGGCTCTCCGCGAATACGAGACTGAAATGATCAAGTATGGCTTCGAGGCGGTCATCGATTCCAGAAAACAAATGGATGACAACACGGTCATGCATAAACCGGTAGTAGGACGCATTGCGCTGGCATGCATGAGAACAGGGATGCGCATGGTTAATCATCTTCCGCCGCTAAAAAAGAAAATGGCGGCGAACTTAAGCCATTCCCGCGGAGCGAATCGGGAGTCATCCGACTGA
- a CDS encoding YhbD family protein, whose protein sequence is MERELISKKELLELTGISYGQLYRWKRKQLIPEDWFIRKSTFTGQETFFPKELILARIEKIINLKEDLSLDELADKLSPHLYDFSLRKDEIIKRNIVSKIVMDRYASKQWDDAPFTFDQMLHFYVIDKLLQAGEMSLEEGELLLGTIREHLGKFQGKPCDLVFFRKMGVSAFALQSVPGELYFESGVKVVARLSISECMEELKIKLF, encoded by the coding sequence ATGGAACGTGAATTGATTTCCAAAAAAGAACTGCTTGAGCTGACGGGCATCTCGTACGGCCAGCTGTACCGCTGGAAGCGGAAGCAGCTGATTCCGGAAGATTGGTTCATCCGGAAGTCCACATTTACCGGGCAGGAGACGTTTTTTCCGAAAGAGCTGATCTTGGCCCGTATTGAAAAAATCATCAACTTGAAGGAAGACTTGTCGTTGGATGAGCTGGCCGATAAATTATCGCCTCATTTGTATGACTTCAGTTTGCGAAAAGATGAGATTATTAAACGTAACATTGTTTCGAAAATTGTGATGGACCGGTACGCAAGCAAGCAATGGGATGACGCGCCGTTTACGTTCGATCAGATGCTGCATTTTTATGTGATCGACAAGCTGCTGCAAGCCGGGGAGATGAGCCTCGAAGAAGGAGAGCTGCTGCTGGGTACGATTCGCGAACATCTCGGGAAATTCCAGGGCAAACCATGCGATCTCGTTTTCTTTCGCAAAATGGGCGTATCCGCCTTCGCGCTGCAGTCCGTCCCGGGCGAGCTGTATTTTGAGAGCGGCGTGAAAGTCGTGGCGAGGTTATCCATTTCGGAATGTATGGAGGAGTTAAAAATAAAGCTGTTTTAG
- a CDS encoding polymer-forming cytoskeletal protein yields the protein MVQTANRKMKITGVGSVSGGVFQQVAIMGEGHVLGSVECESFHCTGNCSVKGAVQAERYRLLGDASIDGDLQGGELRVVGQLQVKGAVRGKTVKLDGMLQAEGTCEADRFLANGAFEINGLLNADEVNINPFGPCRAKEVGGGRITVRLKKWLAVKMWFTGEGPSGLTAETIEGDDLYLEHTKADIVRGNKVVIGPGCHIGHVEYRISLQKDGTSIVLQEEKV from the coding sequence ATGGTGCAGACTGCAAATAGAAAGATGAAAATTACGGGTGTGGGATCGGTCTCAGGCGGCGTTTTTCAGCAAGTCGCCATTATGGGCGAAGGTCATGTGCTAGGATCGGTGGAATGCGAGTCGTTTCACTGTACGGGGAATTGTTCCGTGAAGGGGGCGGTTCAAGCCGAGCGGTACCGGCTGCTTGGCGATGCTTCCATTGACGGAGATTTACAGGGCGGTGAGCTGCGGGTCGTCGGACAACTTCAGGTGAAAGGGGCCGTGCGCGGAAAAACGGTCAAGCTGGACGGAATGCTGCAGGCGGAAGGGACTTGCGAGGCAGACCGGTTCCTTGCGAACGGAGCTTTTGAGATCAATGGTCTGTTAAATGCCGATGAGGTCAACATCAATCCGTTCGGACCATGCCGCGCCAAGGAAGTCGGTGGCGGGCGCATCACCGTTCGCCTTAAAAAATGGCTGGCGGTGAAGATGTGGTTCACCGGCGAAGGCCCTTCAGGACTTACGGCGGAGACGATCGAAGGGGACGATTTGTATTTGGAGCATACGAAGGCGGATATCGTCAGAGGGAACAAGGTGGTTATCGGACCGGGATGCCATATCGGGCATGTGGAGTACCGGATCAGCTTGCAAAAAGACGGAACTTCGATCGTTCTGCAGGAAGAAAAAGTATAA